From Enterococcus mundtii, the proteins below share one genomic window:
- a CDS encoding DUF1146 family protein has protein sequence MQVYGIDAIIRIVSHLAFIYLAFWSLRSLRVDAFFRSMHTTQIRMAIVLFSIFLGYTASSFFLEIIALCRNLFVSL, from the coding sequence ATGCAAGTATATGGTATTGATGCAATCATTCGGATCGTTAGTCATTTGGCATTTATTTACTTAGCCTTTTGGTCTTTGCGTTCTTTACGCGTTGACGCTTTTTTTCGTTCAATGCATACGACACAAATTAGAATGGCAATTGTCCTTTTTTCAATTTTTTTAGGGTATACAGCGAGCAGTTTTTTCTTAGAGATCATTGCGCTATGTCGAAATCTTTTCGTCAGCCTATAA
- the atpD gene encoding F0F1 ATP synthase subunit beta, producing MSSGKIVQVIGPVVDVEFSLDQSLPDINNALVVYKNDEQKSKVVLEAALELGDGVIRTIAMESTDGLQRGMEVIDTSKAISVPVGTETLGRVFNVLGETIDLEAPFPEDAQRSEIHKKAPNFDELSTSTEILETGIKVIDLLAPYLKGGKVGLFGGAGVGKTVLIQELIHNIAQEHGGISVFTGVGERTREGNDLYYEMKDSGVIEKTAMVFGQMNEPPGARMRVALTGLTIAEYFRDVEGQDVLLFIDNIFRFTQAGSEVSALLGRMPSAVGYQPTLATEMGQLQERITSTKKGSITSIQAIYVPADDYTDPAPATTFAHLDATTNLERKLTEQGIYPAVDPLASSSSALSPEIVGEEHYKVATEVQHVLQRYRELQDIIAILGMDELSDQEKILVSRARRIQFFLSQNFNVAEQFTGLPGSYVPVEETVKGFREILEGKYDDLPEEAFRSVGRIEDVVEKAKKLGY from the coding sequence ATGAGTTCAGGCAAGATTGTTCAAGTAATCGGTCCCGTTGTCGACGTGGAATTTTCTTTAGACCAATCCTTACCAGATATCAACAACGCATTAGTTGTTTATAAAAATGATGAGCAAAAATCAAAAGTTGTTCTTGAAGCAGCATTAGAATTAGGTGACGGTGTGATCCGTACGATCGCAATGGAATCGACGGATGGACTACAACGTGGAATGGAAGTCATCGACACAAGCAAAGCGATCTCTGTACCAGTTGGAACAGAAACATTAGGTCGTGTGTTCAACGTGTTAGGTGAAACAATCGATTTGGAAGCACCATTTCCAGAGGATGCCCAAAGAAGCGAGATCCACAAGAAAGCACCAAATTTTGATGAATTAAGCACAAGTACAGAGATTCTTGAAACTGGGATCAAAGTCATTGACTTATTAGCACCTTATTTAAAAGGTGGGAAAGTTGGATTGTTTGGGGGTGCCGGTGTTGGTAAAACCGTACTGATCCAAGAATTGATCCATAATATCGCCCAAGAACATGGGGGAATCTCAGTGTTTACCGGTGTAGGGGAACGTACCCGTGAAGGAAACGATCTGTATTACGAAATGAAAGATTCAGGCGTAATCGAAAAAACAGCGATGGTGTTTGGACAAATGAATGAGCCACCAGGTGCTCGTATGCGTGTCGCACTAACTGGATTGACGATTGCGGAATATTTCCGTGATGTCGAAGGACAAGACGTGCTCTTATTTATTGATAATATTTTCCGTTTCACCCAAGCAGGTTCAGAAGTATCTGCCTTACTAGGACGTATGCCATCAGCGGTTGGTTATCAACCAACCTTAGCGACTGAAATGGGACAACTCCAAGAACGGATCACTTCAACGAAAAAAGGTTCGATCACTTCGATCCAAGCAATCTACGTGCCAGCGGATGACTATACTGACCCAGCGCCAGCAACGACATTTGCCCATTTAGATGCAACGACAAACTTGGAACGTAAATTGACCGAACAAGGGATCTATCCAGCCGTTGACCCACTTGCTTCTTCATCAAGTGCGTTATCTCCTGAAATCGTAGGAGAAGAACACTACAAAGTAGCGACTGAAGTACAACACGTATTACAACGTTACCGTGAATTGCAAGACATCATCGCTATTTTAGGGATGGATGAATTATCAGATCAAGAAAAAATATTGGTTTCACGCGCTCGTCGAATCCAATTCTTCTTATCACAAAACTTCAATGTAGCTGAACAATTCACAGGTCTTCCAGGTTCTTACGTACCAGTTGAAGAAACTGTCAAAGGCTTCCGTGAGATTCTTGAAGGTAAATACGACGACCTTCCTGAAGAAGCATTCCGCAGTGTCGGCCGAATCGAAGACGTTGTCGAAAAAGCGAAAAAACTAGGCTACTAG
- a CDS encoding F0F1 ATP synthase subunit epsilon, with translation MDQYLTVNVVTPDGLVYDHHAAIVVARTTAGELGILPQHAPIIVPLTIDEVRVKRTDSDTHVDWIAVNGGIMEVRDNLVSIVADSAERERDIDVTRAERAKQRAERQIEEAKQKEDKNELKRATVALHRAVNRINVSKHK, from the coding sequence ATGGATCAATATTTAACTGTAAATGTGGTTACTCCCGATGGTTTAGTTTATGATCACCATGCGGCAATCGTTGTTGCACGAACTACTGCTGGCGAACTTGGTATTTTACCACAGCATGCACCCATCATCGTGCCTTTAACAATCGATGAAGTTCGTGTGAAGCGGACAGATTCAGATACACACGTTGACTGGATCGCTGTGAACGGCGGCATCATGGAAGTTCGCGATAACTTAGTTTCAATTGTCGCAGATAGTGCGGAACGTGAACGAGATATCGACGTCACTCGAGCAGAACGTGCAAAACAACGTGCTGAACGCCAAATCGAAGAAGCCAAACAAAAAGAAGATAAGAATGAACTGAAACGGGCAACTGTTGCGTTACACCGAGCAGTGAACCGTATCAATGTATCAAAACATAAGTGA